The Medicago truncatula cultivar Jemalong A17 chromosome 7, MtrunA17r5.0-ANR, whole genome shotgun sequence genome includes the window TTTTACTCGTTTATATACGAATCTGGCCACTAACACTTAAAACCAGCAAATCAATAAAGTAAATCGTGGTCCTCGTAAACTTAGCTCAGTTCATAAGGACAacgcataatatatataaggtctgaggttcgaaccccggccaccaacaaaaaaaaaatgtaaacgaCGCGAATCATATTCATTTCTTctaattaacaattaaaatcaaaccacaaaccattttattattatcctaTGCGCATGTGGAATTGCAAAGACTAATCACTCGAATCTTATGGAACTTAAATAGACGGAAAATTTTTCCTAAAAATTTTAACGATACTGGACGCTGAATTCGAATCCAAAACATTAATTAAGTTATAAAAGATTCGTGTCAACTCCTCTAACCGCTCTTcgatattttattatttatattgtttgctaaaaaatcaattcaaacccAACTTGTACATGAAATCACCGATTATGGTCTTCATTATTACGTGGTCAAGCATGGAGTAGTCATAGTGTCCCAAATATACAGACCTAGATTATGCAGCCCTGCCACAAGAGTAGGCAAGTTTTGTTGTTTCTTCCAAAAACAAAGGAGTCCTCTAATTAATGTAATAGTATTATCTGAACTGAACATAATACAACGTGGGTGCAGGATGGTATGACATGGCTTATGAACCCTCCAGAACAAGACTTGCCTTTAATTCTAGCAGATCATGGTTTTGATGTTTGGATTGCTAACACAAGAGGAACTAGACATAGTCGCCGACATGTCTCATTGGACCCCTCTAACCCGGTAtattttgtggtttttttttttattacaatagcatattttatgttttttagaggatattttattttttgtttgtttatgcttatttttaaggaaaatatagCTAAATATTGAAATGGTCTCCAACAAAAATCAAAGAGGttattgaaaaatgaaactGTTAATTTGACCTATAAAAATTCaagttaaattagttttttagtcATGTTAATCAGTGTCTTAGGAACACTCGTTAAAGAAGTCAAAACAAGAAAGtttaagttgaaaataacactttttaaaCTTGAAGAATTGATGAtacaatttttaatgtaatacTACTATATTTACTTACTTAACCAGTTTTCTTGTAACATCGGTtaccattttcctttttttaatatctttagTTGGTAatacaaattttgaaatttaattgaaatttattatttattttaatccaactacttttttttttttttgtgaagaaatcCAACTACTTATTTAAAGTTGCTTCTAATAGAAATGACAAAGTTTGTCAATACTTGTAATTATTGATGAtccaaatgatattttttattgttgagaGACCAGTTTAAGTATTTGAGAccaattttttgtcaaaaaaaaaaaggtatttgagaccaattttattgttttttaaggaAGACCAATTTTATTGTTAGCATTTATTATGTGGTTGTTACAAATTAAAACTGTTAGAAATAAAGTAGAGtggaaaatgtttttttcaaattactaaatttatttgaaaaaaaccCTTTAATGTAATAACCCTTAATGAAATTAGTGTATCTTCTAGCTTTGCATGAGAGTGTACCTTCTCTAATACATAAAtttttctttgtcaaaaaagaaaaagaaaaccatTTATTAATTGACACTTTCTGTGTTATAAATATGACAGGCCTTTTGGAATTGGTCATGGGATGAACTTGTTATCTATGATCTACCTGCTGTTTTTGATTATGTGTTCAGCCAAACAGGGCAGAAGATTAATTACGTTGGCCATTCTCTGGTACTGCATTACTTACTTTTTTACATAAAAGTTGTCAATTTGAACTTTAGTTATTTCTTCAATATATAAATGAACCCTTTTTTCACTATTCTATTTGTCTAATACTGGAAGGCTGTGTTTGGCAGGGTACTTTGATAGCTTTAGCTTCCTTCTCTGAAGGAAAATTGATTAACCAGCTGAAATCAGCAGCTTTATTGAGCCCTATTGCTTATTTGAGCCACATGAACACTGCACTTGGTGTTATTGCAGCCAAATCCTTTATTGGTGAGGTACATAAAAATACTACTTTATtactctttaatttaatttaatttattcatcTATAGTACACCAAGTGAAACACCGACATTGTTTCACTCGGACACTAATATGTGTCAGACACTCAAACACACCTTGATACATAGACTTTGCTGATTTATGTAACTTTTTTCCTTTGCCAAACAGATCACTACACTATTTGGACTAGCAGAATTTAATCCTAAAGGGTAAGAACATAGAAGTTCCAATGTAACATAAAAAATTGTCTCTTAAATTTAAAATTCcccaattaataatattttatatgttattaaatgtttttattttttgcttgaaTAGTTTACCTGTTGATGCCTTTCTCAAGTCTCTATGTGCTGACCCTAGAATTGACTGCTACGACTTGATGACTGCATTAACTGGTCTAACTCTTTGCCCAAATATTTTACTTTGACCaatataaaacatttatatacTATATTAATTTTCTGACTTTATACGTAAATGCCACCAATTCAGGTAAAAATTGTTGCCTTAATTCTTCAACTGTTGAACGATTCTTGATGAATGAACCtcaatcaacatcaacaaagaACATGGTGCACTTGGCCCAAAGTAAGAGTTTCCCTTAAAATATTCCAATCACAATTGGGTTTCTATaaattgatgttttttctttcaatcgGTTGAAACCGACATATGTGCCCTGATAACTCCCTCCTCAAATTTCAACCGATTGAAAGGAAAAACATCGAAGAAGGTATAGATGGTACTaacattatgatattttttttttataactatgCAGTTGTTAGACATGGGGTTTTAGCAAAATTCAATTATGTAAGACCAGATTATAACATTATGCACTATGGAGAAATATTCCCACCAATATATAACCTATCCAACATTCCACATGATCTACCTCTCTTCATTAGCTATGGAGGACAAGATGCACTTTCTGATGTTCGTGATGTTGAGAATTTACTTGATAGGCTCAAGTTCCATGATGTTGATAAGAGAAGTATTCAATTTGTCAAAGACTATGCTCATGCTGATTACATTATGGGGTTCAATGCAAAGGACATAGTGTATAATTCtgttctttcatttttcaatcaaGTTCTATGAAACAAATTTAATGCTATGTACTAGGTTGCCACTGGTATCAATATATGTTAGTATTATTTATGTAGTGCAGATTAACTTATGCATTAGCATTACACAAAATGAAGTAGCTTAGTTTATTTATTTCGTGTTGTTAATGTTAATGGATATGCATCAAGAAGCTGActatttattatgaattttaacaaatagaATTATCTTCAATTACTATTTgagaaacaaaatcaaaattttctaaaaGAGTGTGTGTGTTTTGCAAATAAGATTCTCAAATTaagttttcaaacttttttttttttatccaatggTAGAATTCAATATAAAATACTTCAATGTCCCCTCTAAACACAAAATTGAATCACAAACAatacataaatttaaaattaacctAAAACACATAAAGACAATGTTTTCTCTTCACACGAAAAAGCgcttattttaaagttaattccTTATTCGTTTGAAATTTCCCTCGAACATTATCAACTAACACACCTCAAACCCATGTGTGTATATCttcctaaaattaaaatcacacaaTCAAACTTCTTGAAATCACAACCTAGCTCCAAAACCTAAGCTACATTCCTCtcagtcaatttttttttccttagttCAAGCAATCAATCAACAATGAGGGCTATGTGCACGAAGACAATGTTCTTAACAAATCTCAATTaagttcttctttttttgtgtaTGGAGTTTTTTGTTTGCTTTTGCTACCAAATATTAACTTTGTAATTTGATTGGGTGATTctcttttgcacaccttgtgcgagaTGAATCACTTTTGGtgatttaatttcattttgatttcttcaaaaaaaaaatgttgtaaatTTTAGATTTGTTTTGTTACCTTAAGTTTTAGGTATTATTTGGTAAAAATTAGCGGATAAGTTTATAGCTGATACTGATAGTGAATTGCTTATAACTATAGTAGATAACTAGTAGCGGAACATCGCCAAACATGTTTTAACTATATAAGAATGGATCATTAACTATGTTGTAAGGTTATAACTAAATTAACTATGATTTTAGCAAATCAATGATTTTCTCaatgttttttataataaaaatcatgattaatttagttaagaatcatATGAATATCACATAAATAAAaacacccaattttttttttctttttttaactcaACTACTTTAGATTACAATTTTAAAGATTGATACATCAAATAGCCCCTCGTGATTTGGTTGAGATCTGAAAATAGCCATgtaaaaatatacataattcatcgattttattttagattcttcatattttaaccATTTGTAGAGACCAATTTTAgactttcaattttatttttttgaagactttcaaatattttattaacaGTGTGGAtgttaaaatatgtaaaatccaaaattacaaggtataatatatatttttattattttttgttttacggTGGCTATTCGAGGCATTAAGGTATTAACTCAATTTTAAgaatctagttttttttttttttttttaggaaaaaattgttggtttttcaaaatttaaatttaaattaatccgCTAAAATTAACATTGAAAAAATCGAATCGTAGACTAACTCAAATgggttaagaaaataataaagttgTTTTGACACTGATGGAAAATAATTATAATCTTTCCTCAATGTTGGTTTAAGGACGTGGGTTCATACCAACATCCACCAAGAGGAACCACTAAtggaaaataattaagaatatagAATcctaaagaatattttttataagggATAAGGTCTAGTTTGATGAGTAAGACTGTTTTAGCATTTATAGCATGCCAAATGTTTAACAACAAAAGTCACAATTTATGTATGATAagagataaaagataaaaaaatgtatgataagagataaaagataaaaaatgtaTGATAAGAGATAAAATCACACTTGTTATTGATAACCATAAGAAGTACATTGggtttaacaacaacaaaatcatagGACGTACATGTTTTGTTAATACTCATAACACATACATTTTCCtgcatttttcctttttgtttgacattaaCATAAGTAACTTTAAGAATGGGGAAATGTATCCGTTAGAGAAAAATatagtttaaatatatttttgtcaaatattttaattttagttttagtttctCCAAAATATTGCTTCGACTTTTAGTCCTCTAaaattttttcattatcataTCGGTGTTTGATTTTCTGTCAACTCATGTGTATcattttgaatgagtttttacaaaaatgtttttagtattctaagaaatttttttaagagattctTACaatattctaaatatttatggcaaaactcatccaaaaatttaaaaaatacacatgattATTTAAAGGTAGTTGCAAATTTAATGCTATGTACTAGGTTGTCACTGGTATCAGAATATGTTATTATTTATCTGGTAAAGATTAACTTATGCAATTAGAGGTGTCAAATGGACCGGCTCGGCTCGGCCAGGCCCAGGCCCGATGGGCCAATGCATATAACTGGGCTGGGTCAGCCCGGCCCGGTTGATGTATGGGCTGTAAATTTTGAGCCCGTCCCGTCTCGTATATGAGCCAACGGCCCGatgggccagcccggcccgcattctaatttttttatttttattttttaagtgatgaaatGTACAACAAAAAACTACTCTTTCTTCACATACACACCAAAAGGATGAATAAGACAATAACACAAACAAACAGCTCACAAAATAACTACCACATTATCATATATTATCCACACTATAGCTAGGTCAATTTAACATTCACCCAACCTTACAAATTGAAatcttaaataataaaatattactagtCTCACAATTCAAAATAGattaacaaaagaaattataataCATAGAAGTGAGAACTTGGTTCAAAAAGACAATTCAAAATGAATCAGACAATTCAAAATGTTAGGAGTCCCTTTGACTTTGAGCACttcaaaataactaaaaagtgtaTCTCTTGCTCTAAGTCCCTTGAGCACTTGGTTCTTCATCCAAGTGTATCTCTTCTACTTCTACCACATCTGTGAGTCATAATACAAGAAAAGTGAGAAATCAATGACTAAAATGTAAATGCAAATTGCAAATAAAAGtgaaagaattattattaaaaagaaagaaaaagaaatgggCAGTGACTGTCATATAACCTTGTGTTGTTACCTTGGGTTGTGTATGTGTTGCGTGTGTGGGCCGACAAGTAAGAAATaggctttataaaaaaaagaaagaaaaagaaataactcagcccaagaaaaaaattacaatttgatttttatttatttcaaattgGCCGGCCCGAAGCCTGGTGGGCTAGCCCGGCCCAATTTTAACATTGGACTGGGCCAAAAAGGCCCGTGGTGCTTTTGGGCTTACTTTTTTGAGGCCCGGCTCGCCCAAAAAATTGGCCCAATGGGCCGACCCGTAAGCCCAACCTGTTTTTGACAGCTCTATATGCAATAGCAATTACACAAAATGAAGTAgcttagtttattttttgtgttgctAATGTTAACAGATACCAAAATCATCATAGATTAATTTGAGGACAAAGTCAAAATTTTCTAAAAGAGTGTGCGTGTTTTGTGTAACACCCAAGGCTGATGAGGGCGGGGAGTGgtcgccggtgcacaaggcacgacaatgagcggctccTGACAGCTTCTAGAGGAACCGTATCACACCGGAATGAGAGGGTTCCTGAGGCCGTGcaggtatgaccctgatggtGCACAAAAATGGATTCAGGAGATCGAGAAATTTTTCAGAGTGATGGCATGCATTGATGAGCAGAAAGTATCCTTTGGCACCCACATGTTATCAGAGGAAGTTGAACATTGGTGGGATAATACTCGTCAATACTTGGAAGCAGGAGCTGCTGCAATCACTTGGGAGATCTTCAAAACAGAATTTCTGGATAAGTACTTTCCAGAGGATGTCCTCAATCGCAAAGAAGTGGAATTTCTGGAACTTAAGCAAGGGAATTCATCTGTGGTTGATTATGCAACTAAATTTGAAGAATTGTCTTGCTTTTGCCCTCACTATAATGGTCCAGATGTCGAGCGCTCTAAGTGTGTGAAATTTGAGAATGGCTTACGCCCTGAAATCAAGCAATTCATTGGTTATCAACAGATCCGTCATTTTCCTACCTTGCTGAATAAGTGTAGAATCTATGATGAAGACAGCAAAGCAAGAGCTACATACTATAAGAACGTGGGTTCTCAGAAAGATAAGAAGTTCAACGATCAGAATCGTGGGAAGCCATACTCTACTCCATCGGGAAATTCCGGAAACCGCaatgatgacagtcagtcattcactatttttagtgtcattttcatgatattttgagttcacaagcaagtttaaacagcaaagaaaacaagaaaaatataagattttgaagaaagcaaaattgtgtcacgattgttgaaaacgtgtcacgatttagaGCACAGGATGAGGTTCACTCGACATTGGctaaaacgtgtcacgatggctatttcgtgacacgattttagggaCATGTGGCACAAGGAAAGAAATAAACGCAAGAGAAAATATGGTTAAAAAGAGCAAAATAGAAGGTGTCAAGAAGCAATGGATTTAAATGGGCTTATGtttaatcaaagaaaagaaagaaaaacgtAACATGCTTggggagaaagaaagaaactagGTTACAAACCTATATAAAAGGAAGCAAGGCACATAAAAAAGGATACACATTCTCGGATACAGAAATCACAatttggaaaagaaagaaaagggccgCACGCATCACgagagaagggagaagcacatGGAAATAGAGAGCAACAGTACCGATAGATTGAAGAGCAACATCGGCAACGACGGAACTCTAatggtttattttctttactaggttgtttatttctttattcATGTCTAGCTAATTTCCTTGGATTAGGTCCGAGATGACTctgtgtaaccctaattgaaacatgttgctgcgaaactctatttattccctaattgaaacatgttgctgcgaaactctatttattgtgaatgacaatctagtttttattcaattcaattgttcttaatgctttttatattctgatcaaatataaacatgatttagtgagaatgaatgactactgaccatagctttctactaatcatggttagtctaggaatgaataatcctttattagtgatattaggttaacgttcttaaaaccttcaaagattattagaccacctaaggaattaggggctgtagtttgagaagagagtcttaactcaagggattgattaagactattttgttaactatcgtaaaactagaaaatcattcataagaataggtgcagtataccaattaggggaacatagatgattcgaaagatcTGATCTCGTCTCTCTTAttcttttccaaaactatctttatattctgtttatttaattttatgcaaatcAAATCAACTGCCTCGggcatcaaaatattttttacatcttaaatatttactttatttctaaattgagattaacacagttctcgtgggaacgatatttttactacttcgatagtatttagtgcacttgctaaaaaaatatatcacgCAACAACAATTCAGGGTCATCGGCTAGTAATGGCAAGGGAAATGGTAATGGTAACAATCAGGGGTATGGAAATAGAGCTGGAGGTCCTTCGAACCATCTAA containing:
- the LOC25497846 gene encoding triacylglycerol lipase 2 isoform X1, producing MVFLGFMQFSVLSLCFIVLTTFPYQASSRVSFGRNQNGVNPHLDDGICASAVIVHGYKCQELQVTTKDGYILSLQRIPEGRLEGRNDVSRKQPVILQHGVLVDGMTWLMNPPEQDLPLILADHGFDVWIANTRGTRHSRRHVSLDPSNPAFWNWSWDELVIYDLPAVFDYVFSQTGQKINYVGHSLGTLIALASFSEGKLINQLKSAALLSPIAYLSHMNTALGVIAAKSFIGEITTLFGLAEFNPKGLPVDAFLKSLCADPRIDCYDLMTALTGKNCCLNSSTVERFLMNEPQSTSTKNMVHLAQIVRHGVLAKFNYVRPDYNIMHYGEIFPPIYNLSNIPHDLPLFISYGGQDALSDVRDVENLLDRLKFHDVDKRSIQFVKDYAHADYIMGFNAKDIVYNSVLSFFNQVL
- the LOC25497846 gene encoding triacylglycerol lipase 2 isoform X3; translation: MTWLMNPPEQDLPLILADHGFDVWIANTRGTRHSRRHVSLDPSNPAFWNWSWDELVIYDLPAVFDYVFSQTGQKINYVGHSLGTLIALASFSEGKLINQLKSAALLSPIAYLSHMNTALGVIAAKSFIGEITTLFGLAEFNPKGLPVDAFLKSLCADPRIDCYDLMTALTGKNCCLNSSTVERFLMNEPQSTSTKNMVHLAQIVRHGVLAKFNYVRPDYNIMHYGEIFPPIYNLSNIPHDLPLFISYGGQDALSDVRDVENLLDRLKFHDVDKRSIQFVKDYAHADYIMGFNAKDIVYNSVLSFFNQVL
- the LOC25497846 gene encoding triacylglycerol lipase 2 isoform X2 codes for the protein MVFLGFMQFSVLSLCFIVLTTFPYQASSRVSFGRNQNGVNPHLDDGICASAVIVHGYKCQELQDGMTWLMNPPEQDLPLILADHGFDVWIANTRGTRHSRRHVSLDPSNPAFWNWSWDELVIYDLPAVFDYVFSQTGQKINYVGHSLGTLIALASFSEGKLINQLKSAALLSPIAYLSHMNTALGVIAAKSFIGEITTLFGLAEFNPKGLPVDAFLKSLCADPRIDCYDLMTALTGKNCCLNSSTVERFLMNEPQSTSTKNMVHLAQIVRHGVLAKFNYVRPDYNIMHYGEIFPPIYNLSNIPHDLPLFISYGGQDALSDVRDVENLLDRLKFHDVDKRSIQFVKDYAHADYIMGFNAKDIVYNSVLSFFNQVL